The genomic stretch CACGCTTTACGTCTGATAAATAGCTGTTTTCCCCTTGAAAAAACGGGGTGTCTGTTAAAACGGAAATCGCATCTGCCTTCGCAGCCTCATAGTCTTTTGCAATCTGCACAGGTACAAAATCCTCTTTAATAAGCCCTTTTGACGGCGATGCTTTCTTCACTTCGGCAATCAACCCGATAAACCGATTCGGGCTTGCCAGCGCCTCCTTAAATGAACGTTTCTCGAAAGGCTGCTCTACCGGCAGAACCAGTGTTTTCACTTCTTCTTTCTTTTGTTTGATGATTTTTTCAAGCATAGATCTCTTCCTCTTTCTGCTTTAGTCGTTCAAGCTGCGCGGCAGCGCCTCCGCTTGTAATCGTCTCTAACGCCAGCTCCGTTCCTTCCTTCAGTGAGGCGGTAATTCCCGCCGTGTAAATCGCAGCACCCGCATTAAAAGCCGTAATAGATAAAGCGGAACTGCTGCTTTTATTTTCAAAAATATTCTGAATGAGATAAGCGCTCTCTTTCGGAGACTGCACCTGTAAATCTTCAAGTCTGCCATTTGTGAAACCGAAATCTTCGGGTGAAACGGTATACTCCCGGCGCTCTCCGTCCTTTAATTCAATCACGTCGGTCGGTGCTGTAATTGAAAGCTCATCTAAACCGTCACGGCTTGATACAAACATAACGTGCTTCGGCTGAAACGTCTCCAGTGCGCTTGCCATCAGTCCAGCTTTTTCAACAGAATAGACCCCAATCACCTGACGCTTCGCCTGTAAAGGATTGCTGAGCGGCCCAAGCAGATTAAATACCGTTCTGAAACCTAGCTCTTTTCTAGTACCTGCTACATGTTTCATAGACGAATGGTAAAGCGGCGCAAAAAGAAATCCCATGTTGTTTGTTTCAATGCTGCTTTTGACCTTTTCGGGAGTGGTTTGAATAGAAACCTCTAGCTCCTCTAAAACATCAGCGCTTCCGCTTTTAGAAGAGACAGAGCGATTGCCATGCTTAGCGATTTTCGCACCAGCTGCCGAGGCAACAATTGCCGAGGCCGTTGAGATATTAAAAGTGGAAATACCGTCTCCCCCTGTTCCGCATGTATCAACAATATCAGGAAGTCCATCGACTGTAAGAGCGTGTGCCCGCATTGCCTTCACAAAACCCGCAAGCTCTTCTGGCGTCTCCCCCCGATGAGCAAGAATTGACAATATCCCCCCCATTTCAGAAGGAGTCATTTCCGCTGCCATCATCATATTCATCAGCGTTTCAGCCTCACCGGCAGTAAGGGTTTTTCCGTCAACGCACAATTGTAGAAATCTGTTCATCAGCTTTATCCTCCTTGCTATGAAACATGTCTTCTGCAATATGAATCGTTTTCAGCAGCGCACCGGCTTTATTACAGCTTTCTTCGTATTCGGCTTCCGGAACAGAATCAGCAACAATGCCAGCACCTGCCTGTATCGATGCAACACCGTTCTTTACACTCATCGTGCGAATCGTAATACAAGAGTCGATATTCCCGTCAAACCCAATGTAGGCAATACACCCTCCGTATGTCTCTCTCGGTGTTGGCTCGAGTTCTTGCAAAAGCTGCATGGCACGGATTTTGGGTGCGCCTGTTAAAGTCCCCGCCGGGAAAGCAGACATCAGTGCATCGACAGGATGAACCCCTTTTTTCAATCGGCCTGTAACCACCGAGATAATGTGCATGACATGTGAAAAGGAAACAATTTTTGTGAACTCCGGCACAGAAACAGAACCATACTCTGCTACTCTGCCGATATCGTTTCGGGCAAGATCAACGAGCATGTAATGCTCCGCTTTTTCTTTTTCATCCTTCATGAGCTCAACCTTCAGTCTCTCATCTTCAGCTTTGTCTGCACCGCGTTTTCTCGTACCGGCAATCGGATGGATTTCTAAGTGCCCGTCTTGAACGTGTATTAACCGTTCCGGAGAGCTGCCGACTATTTCTCTGTCTAGCAGTTTCATATAATACATATACGGCGAAGGATTGACGATCCTAAGCACTCGGTATAACTCAAAAGCATCTGCTTTTATCGGCACCTCAAATTTTTGTGATAAAACACCCTGGAAGATATCGCCTGCTTTTATATAGCTTTTGATTTTTTCTACATCAGCCATAAAAGCCGATTTTTCATAATTAGAAGATACTGTCTCAAAGCTGGGTGTCTTGTATGAATCAGCAGAAAGAAACAGCTCTTTTATGTTTTTTTGGTCCATCATTTTTTCAATGAGATTTTGAAGCTCCAGATGATTTTGATGGAATACATCCATTTTTTCGTTTTTTGTTTCCTCTCCAGTGAGCCTTGCATATTGGATAAAGTGGACGTTTTTGGTTTCATGATCATACGCAATTAATGTCCGGCAAACAAACAGCATACACTTTTCCATGTCTGTTTCTTTGGTATGCGAAGGAACAGAAGGCTCAATCAGCGGGATCATATCATAGCTTAAGTACCCGACAGCTCCGCCGACAAAAGGAATGCCAAGCTCAGGTGTTTTGATTTTGTATGTGGTATTCATCCAGTTCAGCACTTCTTTTAGTTCATTTCCTGTGTAAAGAGATTTGCTGTCCTGATCAGCGGCCGAAAAACGGCCCTGCTCTTCTTTAATTGTGAGAAATGGATTCAGGCCGATAAACGAATATCTGGACCAAGTGGATGTATCGTCCTTGCTTTCAAGAAGATACGTAATCTCCCTGTCAAGCTTCTCTATCATTTGAATGGGTGTCAGTGTATCGACTGTGAAGGTCTCCACAATCGGTATCGTGTGGTGGGACAAGCTGTCCTCTAAAAATGCGGAAATGTTTGATTGGAAATTCATTGCTCTCACTCCTTATGGCAAGGAGAATGAGAAGATGGCATGAGAGGATAAAATACTATATAACAAATAAACCCAAAAGAAAGACTTCTTTTGGGTAGAATAAACATAATGTCTCAGCTCAACTAAACTCATTCTCTGCTACCCTATTCTCTAACTCAACTCATTCTAATTGCTTTATACACACTCTTGTGTATTTCTAAGCTGTTCTTATCGTATTACAATTCAGTATTTTTTGTCAATGATAAATCGGGCCTCAATACGACAACTTTTTCTAAATATACATGTCTGATCTGATCCTGAGGGACATCTGTCTGGACCGTCATCATGACTCTTATGCACTTTTTCAGACCGCCTGTTACGTCCATTTCCTGCATACATGTTACCGGTACATACTGCCATCCTGAAAGCTCGCGAACAGCTTTTGCCGGGAAAACAGCGTGCAAATCAGGTGTAGCCGACAGAAGCATTTGAACAACATCTTCCGGTTTTGTATGATTTTCTTCTATGATTTTCTCTAACAGCTGTTTAGTTTTTTGTAAAATTTCTTCTTCAGTATCCCGTTCAACTGTAGTTGCTCCGCGAATTCCGCGAATCATCATGATGTCTCCTCCAATCGCCATTTGTTCAGCCAGCTCTCAAGTTCATTTCTGGAAAATGTATGATCAGCAACTTTCCCTAATTCGTTGAGCACAATAAACTGAATCTTCCCGCCACGGGTTTTCTTATCATTCATCATACGGTTCAAGAGAACCGAAGTTTCCGTCTCTTTTCTGATTTGACTTGGATAACCCAGGCTTTTTAGCCAGCTGACCAAACGTTTTCTGTCCATTTCACAGCCTACAGTCTTTTCGCTTATATATAAAGCAAACTGCATTCCGAGGGCTACGGCATCACCGTGAGTGATCTGCCCATATCCATATTCCGCCTCAACGGCATGGCCGAGCGTATGCCCAAAGTTTAAGTAAGCTCTTATCCCCTCTTCTTTTTCATCCTGCTGAACGACAGACGCTTTAATTGAAATGCCTTTAAAAATCATGTCATTCAGCTGATCATTAGTGATATCACGCAGTGAGTGGATATTCAGCAGCTCCTCCAGAAACGCTCTGTCATAGATAAAAGCGTGTTTAATCACTTCTGCCATTCCGGACCTAAGCTCTTTTTCAGGCAGAGAACGCAGGAAATCTGTATCATAGAGCACGGCTTTCGGCTGATAAAACGCACCGATTAGATTTTTTCCAAGCGGATGGTTCACGGCTACTTTTCCTCCGACTGCGCTGTCATGCGCCAAGAGCGTCGTAGGCATTTGGATGAAATCAATGCCGCGCATAAAAGTGGCAGCCACAAAACCGGCAAGATCCCCTACAACACCGCCACCGAATGCGATGATGCATGAGGAGCGATCCATATGAAAACGAATCGCTTCACTCTGCAATTTTGTGTACATGTCCATGGATTTTGCCTGCTCTCCACTCGGTACCGTCACTTTTTTCACAGGCCATTTTTCTTGCAGCAAATGGAGCATTTCATCACCATACAGGCGGTCCACTTCTTCATCCGTGACAAACATAATCCTTGTTAAAGGCCTGTTTAAAGAGGTTAATAGTTCGCAAGCCTTTTTTCTGATACCTTGTCCGATAAAAACAGGATATGACGAGGAAGCAGTTTGAACATGCAGTGTCTTCATTAAAATTCCCTCGACAGTTTTCTCATATTCTCCACATTTTCTCTAATGCGGTCAATTTGATCTAATCCGAATTGTTCAACGACTGCGTTCGCAATTTCCCAAGCGACAGCCGCTTCAGCGACTACACTTGCCGCAGGAACAGCACAGCTGTCTGAACGTTCAATGCTGGCAGAAAACGGTTCTTTCGTTTCAATATCGACACTTTTCAGCGGTTTATACAAAGTCGGAATCGGCTTCATGACTCCGCGGACAACAATCGGCATCCCTGTCGTCATGCCGCCTTCCAGTCCGCCAAGTCTGTTAGTAGCACGGGTGTATCCTTTTTCCTCGTCCCAAATGATCTCGTCATGGACTTCGCTTCCATTTCGCCCTGCTGCCTCAAATCCGATGCCGAATTCCACACCTTTAAATGCGTTAATTGACAGAACAGCGGCAGCAAGCTTGCTATCCAGCTTGCGGTCATAATGGACATAGCTGCCCACGCCTACCGGCATTCCCTCGACAATGACTTCTACTATTCCGCCGATGGAATCTCCGTTTGCCTTTGCTTCATCAATGGCAGCCATCATTTTTTTGCCTGCCTCTTCATCGTAGCATCTGACAGGAGACTCTTCCGTTACACGCTGCAAGTCTTCAATTGACGTATACTCTGTTTTTTCAGCTTTAACAGCGCCAATTTGCAACACGTGGCCCGCCACCTTAATGCCAAGCTCAGAAAGAATCTTTTTAGCTACAGCCCCTGCCGCCACTCTGACAGTTGTTTCCCTTGCTGAAGAACGCTCAAGCACATTTCTCATATCACGATGATTATATTTAATTGCACCGTTTAAGTCAGCGTGCCCAGGTCTCGGTCTGGAAATCTGGCGCTTCATTTCCTTTTCTTCATCTTCTGTAATCGGAGCGGCGCCCATGATTTTTGTCCAATGCTTCCAATCGTTATTTTCAACTACGAGAGCAATTGGCGAACCGAGTGTACGTGCATGGCGCACCCCGCTCATAATTTTGGCCTGGTCTTTTTCGATCTGCATGCGGCGGCCGCGGCCGTGTCCTTTTTGGCGTCTGGCAAGCTCAAAATTGATATCTTCCTCCGTTATGTAAAGCCCGGCAGGTACACCCTCAATAATGGTTGTCAGTTGGGGGCCGTGTGATTCTCCGGCTGTTAAATATCTCATGACTTCTTCTCCCTTCATCGCATTAACGCTTTTAAGTAAGACTACTATAACATATTTTTCAGCAAAAAGTCAGTCTATCTTTTTTGATAAAAGAATGTATCGGCTGGGACTAGGCCAAATTTCTCGGGATTGAAGATTTGCTCGGTGCTGCCGACAAAAAGAACTCCATTCTTCTTCAAGCTATGTGCCATTTTTAAATACAGCTCTTCCTTCGCGCTTTCTGTAAAATAAATAAATACATTGCGGCACACGATTAAGTCAAAGTCTTGTTCATAACGATCCGCCAGCAAATTGTGCTTTTTGAATGTAATATTCTTTTTGATTTCCGTTTTCACTTCATAACTTCTATTTGCGTTTTGCGTAAAATAACGATCTTTCACAGATAGCGGCACTTCCTGTAAAGACCGCTCCTGATAAACGCCTTTTTTCGCTTTTTCCAATGCTTTTTCATCAATATCCGTCGCTAAAATCTGATAGCCCGGAAGACCTTTTTGCTGGTCCAAAAGCATGGCAAGCGTGTATGGCTCCTCCCCCGTTGAGCAGGCGGCACTCCAAATTTTTAAAGGCCTAGAGGTCTTGATTAACGGCAGAATTGCAGTCTCAAGAACTTCCCATCTTTTATAATTACGATAAAATTCTGAAACATTGATCGTCATTCTGTCCAATGTTTCATTTAAGAGAGCTTGATCCTTTTCCAATGCCGCAGCAAAGTCCTTAAAGCTTTGGAACCCCTTTTTCTCATAAAGTGACGTTAGCCTTCTCTTCATTTGTGCTTCTTTATATAGTGTTAAATCGACTCCGGTTAATTGTTTCCATTTCGTTGTAAATACGCTGTATGTATCCATCTCTACTCTCCCAGTCTCGCTGTCTTTTTGTCCTAGTATAGCTTGTTTTATCAGGAAATTGTATTGTTTCAATAAAAAAATCAGCTTTTCAGCTGATTTTAGATCGTTGGGAAAGGCAGAGGTCTGATGCACACTGCCATTCAACCCTTTATTCACTTTAATGTAAACCTTTACAAAACAGAACAAAAACCGGCGGCGTTATATGTTGCCGGCTCTGTTGCTTATTTTCACAATGATTAATAGATCCAGCCTGCCATAAGCTGCTGATATGATACTAATTCTTCATTCTTAAAGAAAATGTTAATCTCGCGTTCTGCACTTTCGAGAGAATCAGAGCCGTGGATGATGTTTTTTCCGACAAACATGCCATAATCCCCACGAATCGTACCAGGTAAAGCTTCTTTAGGGTTTGTTTTCCCGATCAGCTGTCTCGTCACTTCAATGACATTTTCGCCTTCCCACACCATTGCGAATACAGGTCCTGAAGTAATAAACTCAACGAGCTCTCCGAAGAAAGGCTTACCTTGATGTTCGGCGTAGTGTTTCTCAGCCATTTGTTCAGTCACTCTCATTAACTTGGCGCCAGCTAATTGTAAGCCCTTACGTTCGAATCTAGATAAAATGTCCCCAATGAGCTGACGTTGGACACCGTCTGGTTTCACCATGATAAAAGTCTTTTCCATCATATTCTCCACCCCATCATTATGTATGTATAGGCTTTCACACTGCACACCGAAATCGTAACATCTTTCTGATAATTAATCAATCCGGGGCGGAGAAATTTCTTAATATCTACAAAAATTAAAATTTTCTTTTACCGATATATTTTGCGATGGCTGCAAGAGACGAGCGTGCGCGCCCTCGAGGAAGCGTGTTTAATTTCTGAAAAGCTTTCTGCAGATACATTTCGCTTACTGCCATAGATGCTTCAATTGCATCTGTTTTTTTGATTTCTTCAATGATTGGTTCAAGCTGTTCCTGCGTTGTCTCACTGTTAATCAATTTAAGCTGGTTTTTTAATGCAGGATTTTTCAGGGCATACAGCACTGGCAATGTGACGTTTCCTTGAAGCAAATCTCCTCCTACGGGTTTACCCAGCTCTTCCTCAGTTGAAGTAAAATCAAGAATATCATCAATAATCTGATAAGACATGCCGACGTAATACCCAAACCAGTACAATGCCTTATGAATCTTCTCATCAGCTCCAGACGCAATGGCACCAAGCTGGCAGCTGACCGCGATCAAGAGAGCTGTTTTTCTTTTGATACGGCGGAGATACGTTCTGAGATTTTGTTCCATGTTGTATTTGTCTTTGATCTGCTCAATTTCCCCTAGACAAACTTCAACGATCGTCTGTGACAAAATCCTATGGGCTTTCGGTTCGTTAATTCTCGTCATCATTTCAAGAGATCCCGCAAGCATATAATCGCCTGTGTACATCGCAATACGATTGTCCCACTTTGCTTTGATTGTCGGTTTTCCTCGGCGAAGCTCTGCATCATCAATGACATCATCATGAACCAAAGATGCCATGTGAATCATTTCCAGAGTGACGGCGACATATTTAATCTTATTAATATCATAATCGCCAAACATGCCAGAAAGCAGCACGAAAACAGGCCGAATACGTTTCCCTCCGGCCTGCAGCAGGTGAAGACCTGCCTCGCTTAAAAGCGGGTAATCGGAACGTACGGTTTGTTCAAGTTCTCTTTCGATTACATCAATATCGTCATTTAAAAAAGAGTAGGCCATTTTAAATTTCATATCATTCACCCAAACATCTGTGTTTTCATTTCCATCCGATATGCGTGGCAGCGACTCCGCCAGTAAACGAATGATATTTAACATTTTTCAGGCCCGCCTCTTCAAACAGGCCTGCCAGTTCCTTCATTCCAGGGAAATCTCTGGCTGATTCTTGAAGCCAAGAATATTCTTTATAGCTCT from Bacillus subtilis subsp. subtilis str. 168 encodes the following:
- the trpD gene encoding anthranilate phosphoribosyltransferase (Evidence 1a: Function from experimental evidences in the studied strain; PubMedId: 2422155, 9383185, 17555270, 10714985, 12963367, 17114058; Product type e : enzyme); its protein translation is MNRFLQLCVDGKTLTAGEAETLMNMMMAAEMTPSEMGGILSILAHRGETPEELAGFVKAMRAHALTVDGLPDIVDTCGTGGDGISTFNISTASAIVASAAGAKIAKHGNRSVSSKSGSADVLEELEVSIQTTPEKVKSSIETNNMGFLFAPLYHSSMKHVAGTRKELGFRTVFNLLGPLSNPLQAKRQVIGVYSVEKAGLMASALETFQPKHVMFVSSRDGLDELSITAPTDVIELKDGERREYTVSPEDFGFTNGRLEDLQVQSPKESAYLIQNIFENKSSSSALSITAFNAGAAIYTAGITASLKEGTELALETITSGGAAAQLERLKQKEEEIYA
- the trpE gene encoding anthranilate synthase (Evidence 1a: Function from experimental evidences in the studied strain; PubMedId: 2422155, 9383185, 17555270, 10714985, 12963367, 15063849, 17114058; Product type e: enzyme) produces the protein MNFQSNISAFLEDSLSHHTIPIVETFTVDTLTPIQMIEKLDREITYLLESKDDTSTWSRYSFIGLNPFLTIKEEQGRFSAADQDSKSLYTGNELKEVLNWMNTTYKIKTPELGIPFVGGAVGYLSYDMIPLIEPSVPSHTKETDMEKCMLFVCRTLIAYDHETKNVHFIQYARLTGEETKNEKMDVFHQNHLELQNLIEKMMDQKNIKELFLSADSYKTPSFETVSSNYEKSAFMADVEKIKSYIKAGDIFQGVLSQKFEVPIKADAFELYRVLRIVNPSPYMYYMKLLDREIVGSSPERLIHVQDGHLEIHPIAGTRKRGADKAEDERLKVELMKDEKEKAEHYMLVDLARNDIGRVAEYGSVSVPEFTKIVSFSHVMHIISVVTGRLKKGVHPVDALMSAFPAGTLTGAPKIRAMQLLQELEPTPRETYGGCIAYIGFDGNIDSCITIRTMSVKNGVASIQAGAGIVADSVPEAEYEESCNKAGALLKTIHIAEDMFHSKEDKADEQISTIVR
- the aroH gene encoding chorismate mutase (Evidence 1a: Function from experimental evidences in the studied strain; PubMedId: 2105742, 8378335, 9384560, 10818343, 15865424, 16060652, 28743924; Product type e: enzyme); its protein translation is MMIRGIRGATTVERDTEEEILQKTKQLLEKIIEENHTKPEDVVQMLLSATPDLHAVFPAKAVRELSGWQYVPVTCMQEMDVTGGLKKCIRVMMTVQTDVPQDQIRHVYLEKVVVLRPDLSLTKNTEL
- the aroB gene encoding 3-dehydroquinate synthase (Evidence 1a: Function from experimental evidences in the studied strain; PubMedId: 97285, 97286, 6795181, 24628944; Product type e: enzyme), with protein sequence MKTLHVQTASSSYPVFIGQGIRKKACELLTSLNRPLTRIMFVTDEEVDRLYGDEMLHLLQEKWPVKKVTVPSGEQAKSMDMYTKLQSEAIRFHMDRSSCIIAFGGGVVGDLAGFVAATFMRGIDFIQMPTTLLAHDSAVGGKVAVNHPLGKNLIGAFYQPKAVLYDTDFLRSLPEKELRSGMAEVIKHAFIYDRAFLEELLNIHSLRDITNDQLNDMIFKGISIKASVVQQDEKEEGIRAYLNFGHTLGHAVEAEYGYGQITHGDAVALGMQFALYISEKTVGCEMDRKRLVSWLKSLGYPSQIRKETETSVLLNRMMNDKKTRGGKIQFIVLNELGKVADHTFSRNELESWLNKWRLEETS
- the aroF gene encoding chorismate synthase (Evidence 1a: Function from experimental evidences in the studied strain; PubMedId: 97285, 97286, 6795181, 10518299, 24628944; Product type e: enzyme), with the protein product MRYLTAGESHGPQLTTIIEGVPAGLYITEEDINFELARRQKGHGRGRRMQIEKDQAKIMSGVRHARTLGSPIALVVENNDWKHWTKIMGAAPITEDEEKEMKRQISRPRPGHADLNGAIKYNHRDMRNVLERSSARETTVRVAAGAVAKKILSELGIKVAGHVLQIGAVKAEKTEYTSIEDLQRVTEESPVRCYDEEAGKKMMAAIDEAKANGDSIGGIVEVIVEGMPVGVGSYVHYDRKLDSKLAAAVLSINAFKGVEFGIGFEAAGRNGSEVHDEIIWDEEKGYTRATNRLGGLEGGMTTGMPIVVRGVMKPIPTLYKPLKSVDIETKEPFSASIERSDSCAVPAASVVAEAAVAWEIANAVVEQFGLDQIDRIRENVENMRKLSREF
- the cheR gene encoding methyl-accepting chemotaxis proteins (MCPs) methyltransferase (Evidence 1a: Function from experimental evidences in the studied strain; PubMedId: 7635819, 7893679, 8244966, 10196193, 15544802, 25799883, 27544050; Product type e: enzyme), whose translation is MDTYSVFTTKWKQLTGVDLTLYKEAQMKRRLTSLYEKKGFQSFKDFAAALEKDQALLNETLDRMTINVSEFYRNYKRWEVLETAILPLIKTSRPLKIWSAACSTGEEPYTLAMLLDQQKGLPGYQILATDIDEKALEKAKKGVYQERSLQEVPLSVKDRYFTQNANRSYEVKTEIKKNITFKKHNLLADRYEQDFDLIVCRNVFIYFTESAKEELYLKMAHSLKKNGVLFVGSTEQIFNPEKFGLVPADTFFYQKR
- the ndk gene encoding nucleoside diphosphate kinase (Evidence 2a: Function from experimental evidences in other organisms; PubMedId: 9179491, 11734624, 22720735, 26735940; Product type e: enzyme); its protein translation is MMEKTFIMVKPDGVQRQLIGDILSRFERKGLQLAGAKLMRVTEQMAEKHYAEHQGKPFFGELVEFITSGPVFAMVWEGENVIEVTRQLIGKTNPKEALPGTIRGDYGMFVGKNIIHGSDSLESAEREINIFFKNEELVSYQQLMAGWIY
- the hepT gene encoding heptaprenyl diphosphate synthase component II (Evidence 1a: Function from experimental evidences in the studied strain; PubMedId: 6768722, 9139683, 9720033, 9756625, 10545188, 23840410; Product type e : enzyme); translation: MLNIIRLLAESLPRISDGNENTDVWVNDMKFKMAYSFLNDDIDVIERELEQTVRSDYPLLSEAGLHLLQAGGKRIRPVFVLLSGMFGDYDINKIKYVAVTLEMIHMASLVHDDVIDDAELRRGKPTIKAKWDNRIAMYTGDYMLAGSLEMMTRINEPKAHRILSQTIVEVCLGEIEQIKDKYNMEQNLRTYLRRIKRKTALLIAVSCQLGAIASGADEKIHKALYWFGYYVGMSYQIIDDILDFTSTEEELGKPVGGDLLQGNVTLPVLYALKNPALKNQLKLINSETTQEQLEPIIEEIKKTDAIEASMAVSEMYLQKAFQKLNTLPRGRARSSLAAIAKYIGKRKF